The genomic stretch GATCTTCGGCAGCCTGGCCTTCCTGCCCGAGACCTTCGCTGGGTAAGTtccttgtccccccccccacgcctGTGGGCAGCTGCCAGGACACCCCCCGCAACCTCCCTCCCATCCCTGGCAGGGACCCCAGCACCAACACGCCGCCCCTGGACCCCAAACTGCTGCGGATCTTCGAGAGCCTGGAAGAGCTGACGGGTGAGCGCGGAGGgagccaggggctgggggctttggatgcgggggggggacacacacggggTGGTGACGCTCGGCTCCCTACAGGCTTCCTCTACATCGCCGCCTGGCCGCCCGATTTGCAGGACCTGGGTGTCTTCCAAAACCTGCGGGTCATCCGGGGCCGCGTGCTGCACAAGTGAGCGGGGacgcggggtggggggacacgggggggggggtggtggcggTGGTCCGCACGCGTTCACCCGGCGGTGTCTCGGCAGCGGCGCCTACTCGCTGACGCTGCGGGACCTGGCGGTGCGGGCGCTGGGGCTCCGTGCCCTGCAGGAGATCAGCAGCGGGATGGTGCTCGTCCACCACAACCCCCAGCTCTGCTTCCTCCAGAAGGTGCCGTGGGGCAGCATCTTCCGTAACCCCCGCCAGCGCCTCTTCCAGACCCACAACAAGCCCCCCGAACAGTGCGGTAAGCAGCACCCATGGGGGATGGGGTTAGGAGGGGGGAACCggcgggcaccccccccccaccgtcGCTCACGGTGTTCCCCTGCAGAGAGCGAGGGGCTGGTCTGCTTCCACCTCTGCGCCCACGGGCACTGCTGGGGTCCCGGTCCGACCCAGTGCGTCGCCTGCGAGCGGTTCCTGCGCGGCCAGGAGTGCGTCGCCTCCTGCAACCTCCTGGACGGGTGAGTGGTGAGCACCGGGGACGGcgggcagagcccccccccccacccgctgCAGGGGATCCGGGACCCCATCGCTGCACCCACCCCACGGTCCCTTCGCCCTGCAGAGCCGTCCGGGAACACGCCAACGGGACGCGGTGCCTGCCCTGTCACCCCGAGTGCCAACCCCAGAACGGCACCGAGACCTGCTTCGGATCggtgaggatggggagggaTGTGGGGGGGTGGCCCTGGACCCCTGGGTCCCttacaaccccccccccccacctctccccgcAGGAGGCAGACCAGTGCGTGGCTTGCGCCCACTACAAGGACGCGCAGCAGTGCGTGCGGCGCTGCCCCAGCGGGGTGAAGGCGGACGCCTCCTTCGTGCCCGTCTGGAAGTACCCGGACGAAGACGGCgtctgccagctctgccccaccAACTGCACCCACTCGTGAGtcttggggggggttgggggggtccgGCCGGCCATGGGCAGGGGGTCGCGGGGGGGCTGCTGAgaggggggctgctgctgcacactCTGTCCCCAGGTGCACGATCCGGGATGAGGACGGCTGTCCCGTGGACCAGAAGCCAAGGTACGAGCGCGGGTGCCCGGTGCCACCCTGATTCCCACccctctgggtgctggggggctccTCCAGCCGGGACCCCCACCCCGGTCACGTCCTATCTCGCAGCCAGGTGACGTCCATCATCGCCGGCGTGGTGGGGGCTCTGCTGGTTGTCGTCCTCCTGCTCATCACCGTCGTCTGCGTCAAGCGCCGGCGGCAGCAGGAGCGGAAGCACACCATGCGGCGCCTGCTGCAGGAGACCGAGGTGGGAACGCCGGGACTCGCGGCTCTTCCAGAGGGGGATGGACCCCCAGTGCCGGGGGGGGTGCCAGgagcccagccccggcccccccctcaCCCGTCCGTGCCCCGCAGCTGGTGGAGCCGTTGACGCCCAGCGGGGCCCTCCCCAACCAGGCTCAGATGCGGATCCTGAAGGAGACGGAGCTCAAAAAAGTGAAAGTCTTAGGCTCCGGCGCTTTCGGCACCGTCTACAAGGTGAGGGGTCGGGGGGGTGCCGCCGCCAGCGGGTTGGGACCTTCCCCTCTCCGCACCCCTTCACCCATGTTCCCCCTCCCTCAGGGCATCTGGATCCCCGACGGGGAGAGCGTGAAGATCCCAGTGGCCATCAAGGTCTTGCGAGAGAACACGTCGCCCAAAGCCAACAAGGAGATCCTGGACGTGAGTGTGCCAGCGGTGCCGGTGGGTGAGCGGTGCCGGCGGTAgcccccatccagcctgaccgcccccccccccccaatcctgCCCGCAGGAGGCTTACGTGATGGCAGGGGTGGGCAGCCCCTACGTGTCCCGGCTGCTGGGCATCTGCCTGACCTCCACGGTGCAGCTGGTGACACAGCTGATGCCCTACGGCTGCCTCCTGGACTACGTGCGGGAGAACAAGGACCGCATCGGCTCCCAGGACCTGCTCAACTGGTGTGTGCAGATCGCCAAGGTaggacggggggggggtccagggggacctgggtgggtgggtgtcacggtgggaggggggggacgcAGCCAGCCTGACACATGCCACCCGCAGGGGATGAGTTACTTGGAGGAGGTGCGGCTGGTGCACCGGGACCTGGCCGCTCGCAATGTCCTCGTCAAGAGCCCCAACCACGTCAAGATCACCGACTTCGGGCTGGCCCGGCTGCTCGACATCGATGAGACCGAGTACCACGCTGACGGCGGCAAGGTGGGGCTTGCGGATGCAGGGACAGAGTGATGGGGACCATGATGCTCCCCCTCAGGGACAAGCAGACCACCCCCCACCGGCCAAATCCTGCTCACTTCTCTGTCCTCCCTGTCCCAGGTCCCCATCAAGTGGATGGCGCTGGAGTCCATCCTCCGCCGGCGCTTCACGCACCAGAGCGATGTCTGGAGCTACGGTACGTCGGGGCGGCCCCGTCCCTGGGCTGGGGACCGTGGGGGGTGCGCAGTGGGGCCCGGGGCATCACTCacccctgtccctgtccccgtccccccccaggtGTCACCGTGTGGGAGCTGATGACCTTCGGGGCAAAACCCTACGACGGGATCCCTGCCCGGGAGATCCCCGACCTGCTGGAGAAGGGCGAGAGGCTGCCGCAGCCGCCCATCTGCACCATTGACGTCTACATGATCATGGTGAAATGTACGGGGAGGGGGACAAGGACACGGCACGGGGACAGGGTGCCACGGTAGCACCTCATTCCCGGCCCTTACGGTGCCCGGCTCTGCCCCAGGCTGGATGATCGACTCCGAGTGCCGGCCCAAGTTTCGGGAGCTGGTCACCGAGTTCTCCCGCATGGCCCGGGACCCCCAGCGCTTTGTGGTCATCCAGGTACGCAGGTCCCCGGGGGTCCTGTCACCCTGCCGGCACCTCGGTGCAAGCACTGACCGCTGCCCTCGCCCCCAGAACGACATGGTCGGGCTGCCCGGCTCCATCGACAGCACCTTCTACCGGGCCCTGCTCGAGGAGGAGGACATGGATGACCTGGTTGACGCCGAGGAGTACCTGGTCCCTCACCAGGGCTTCTTCAGCGCCGAGACCTCCACCACCTACCGCAGCCGCATCTCCTCCACGCGGGtaggtgggatggggaaaggggggggcCCCCCTTTCCTGGCAGAGGTGGGGGGTGACCCAGtgctggggcagcccagggcaaggctgcagccgtGTCTGTGCTGGGGAGATGTGGGGTGCAAAGCCCCCCACGCACTGCCTTGAGACCCCATCTGTGGGCACCAGGACAGCGTCCTCGGTGTGGGCTGCGAGTGCCCGACTCTGTGCCTTCTCCCGCACCCAGAGCACGGCGGAGACCCCGGCCGACGTGGAGGAGGGCGAGGGCTTGGccgccttccccttccccccccagggCCTGGCAGAGGGTCCGGAGAGCCCCGTGCCGGAGGTGCCAGAGGGGGACGGCGGGGTCAAGGCGGCCCTGCAGAGCCCGTCGGTGCGggagcccagcaccctgccGCGGTACAGCGAGGATCCCACCGGGCTGACGGCTGAGGAGAGCGAGGGCCTGGACCCCGAGGGCTTCACCACCCCGGCCCCCCGCACCGCCATGCCAGGtagggaggggatgggggtcCCTGcaggtgcgggggggggggctgcctgcccACCCCATCACCCAGCCCAGCCGCGGTGTTCCCTAACTCATCCCTCGACCCTGCAGAGTACGTGAATCAGGCCGGGGAGCGGCGGTCCCCACCCCGgcatccccgtgcacccccaTCCCCGCCAGACAAGCCCAAAGGGCACCAGGGTAAGAACGGGCTCATCAAGGAAGCCAAGCACCCTTTCCCGGGACCCTTCGGCCATGCTGTGGAGAACCCCGAGTACCTGGCACCCCCTGGCCCGCCTGCCCCTGGCCCCTTCAGCCAGGCCTTCGACAACCCCTACTACTGGAACCAGGACCCCCCCAAGACCGGTGGTCCTGAGGGCGGCCCCGGCACGACGTCCACAGCCGAGAATCCCGAGTACCTCGGCCTGGCCGGACCTGACGACGCGGCCGCGTAGGGCCGAGCCGTGGAGAGACCCCCCCCTACGCACACCGACTCTGCCGAGGCAGGTTGGGGAGGGACAGCATGCGGTGAGCCGCGGACGCAGGGCCGGCGGCTGTCCCCTCTGCCCCGGGGGGCATCCATGCTAATGCCGTGGGGTGACACCAGCCACAGAGACCTGGGAGAGCTCAGGATGCTGTAGGACAGCGCGGCAGCAAGTGTGGGGACAGAGAGAGGTCACCCTTCGTGCCAGGTGCTGCTCTGGGCCCCCCACCAGAGCTGGGCATCGGCGAGGGTGAGCCGCAAGCTGCGCTGAGCTGGACGGTGCTCAGATTGCGACCAGGAGCAGCCCACGGAGCTCAGCCCCAGCACGGCCCGGAGAAGGACAGCCCGCCACCATCACCCCAAAGGCTCCTCCACCACCAACCGCCTCTCCAGGGTTGTCCCGGTCCGGCTCATCCCGTGAATGTCACCGCCACCACCGCCCTCCTCCCCCGGCGCCCCAGTTGCGTCGGGACACACGGACTTGCACTGAGAGCAGGTGGACGCTGGGCTTGCGTCCTGGCTCCTCCTGGATTCTTTTGAAGCCGACTGTATCGCACCGAGATGTATATTTGATAATTGtacattgttttttttttttttctactcctcTTGTCTGTGTGattcccccttccccagtgctggcacagctccCGGGGACCATCGTGTCCCTTCCCTCCTGGCCTCAGCTGCCACCACCTGAGGAGACAGTGAAGGGCAGGACCTGCTTACCTAGAGGGTAAAAGTCCTGATCCTGCCTGGCTGCCGACCAAggacagggcaggcaggagacGGGACCTGATCCAACCCCACTTTTGCGCCTCGGTGCCCGTGTCCCACCCCTGCAGTCGAGGGACACAAGAGGGGCCGTGTTCTCCTCTGTTCTTTATTCAGCACTGGGCTGTTGGGTTTATACACAGTATAGAATAAATAGGGGACCCCTCCGCCAGCTCAGCCACCCTGTGGCGAAGGGCAGAGTCATTACAAGTGGAAAGCGAGAGCCAACAGCCTGAGAacggggaggtgggggaagcTCACGGCCATTAAATAAACCTCTTGGCCGTGGGGACGGAGCCAAGCCGGGGTTCCCATGCCCAGCTGGGGCAGCCGGTCCCTGCTGCCCTTGCACTGGTTTAAACAGTGACAGGAGAGACTTTAATCATTAACAAATCACGCTAAAGTTTACAGcgagtgttttttttctctgcattaacCTGCTGGGAGGTCTGGAGCTGCAAAGTTCCCTTCAATGCACGACCTGGCTCCCCCAAGGGCTGGGCAGAGCGTTCATGGGGGGCCCCCAAATCCCCAGCggctgagggagaggagaacccccctgcactgctgggcaTGGGGGGAGGCAAATGCAGAGGAAGggggaaggcaaaggcaggcaggggagccaCGCCAGGCCGCAGCTACACCCCACAGCAGGTCAGGCACAGGACCCAAAGAGATGGGCCAGaactgccccccccagcacagccagctcaGTGACACCAGTACCACAGCTCTGCCCATCCCAGCTCTCGCCCCCAGTGCTGCAGTGGTGGCGTTCCCTAGGAGGCTCCTTACGCTCTCGCATTCCTTCGACATGCCCAGTCTCCCCCGCCATCCCCAGTCATACAGGAAGCTAACGAAGGCAGTGAGGAGCGAAGCGGGGGGACGCCGAGGGCACTGGGAGATCCCAGCTGGGTGCAGGGCTACAGGATGACGCAGGGGGGGCGGCTGTTGGTGATCTTCTCCAGCGGTTCCCCATTCCTCGCTCTGCGAATCGCTTCGATCAGCTGAGGAGACAGAGGGGAGGGGGGTCACGCTCCAGGCCACCCTCGCCACAAGGTGCACACTGGGGGACACACGCAATGGTTGGGAGCACTCGGACACAACACATGCAGGTCAGGCAGTGCCATGGGCCCAAATCACGGTCATGCTGAAGGAGCTCCAGGAACCTTCCCCCCTCTACCCACAAGAGCAGTGGCTCAGGCTCGCACTGTACCACAGTGGGACCTGAAGTGGGTCCCGGCAGGAAGGGGAACAACGCCCGATGGGATTGGGAGGCTTCGCCGGAGCTTGGGCAGAGCTGGCGGTTGATGAAATGGAGATGTCGAGGGAAAAAGCGGTCACACGGGAGCTTGCTGCAAAAACAAACCTCCCCGCGGCCACCAGCCTGGCTGACGCAAGGACCCTGTGGCGCTGGGTACTTACGTCCTTCTCGTAGGGAAAACCTCCATTCTCCAGCTTGGAAAAGACCAGCTGCCCGTTGATCTCTATCTCGAAGGCACCTTAAAAGCACACAGGACCAAGCTGTAAGCCATGCTCCTGCCCCGTGCAGTGCCATCAACCCCCATGTCCATCCTGCAGCTGATCCTGCCACACTAAACCCTGGCGCAAGCATCCAGGAGGCAGAAACAACACGGTGGTACCCCCAGACCCACCGGACCGTACCCCCGGTGACAGGACCGGGCTGGCAGAGCACACAGTGCACCCCTGGAGAGCTCAGGgggctcctgccctgctcctggcagaCCCCCAGGCTCCAGAGTCTCTGCACCCAACAAGACCCCGGTGAGGGGTAGCCCCTGTGATATGCAGCACTCACACAACTGGGGCACAAGCCCCCCAGCCTCACCACAAAGTTTAAACCAGCTcagcccctctgccctccccaaaGACAGGGCTGACACCCAGCACTGCAGTGGGGGCAGGCTGGGGTCACCCCAACCGCAGCGTACCCCAGGAGTGACTCCTGCATGGCGCCAGCTGCCACAGGCCCTTacctgtgccccccagcctggaCTCGATCTCAATGTCGGGGTACTCCTCCTTCACGGCGCTTGCCAGCTCCTGGTATGTGGGCTCAAAGCCGCAGGGCTCGCTGGGTTTGGGGAGAAGCAGGTGAGAGCTGAGTCCGCGGCATGGGGAGCCCCTGACAACACCCCTCGCCCAGACACTCCCTGTCCAACCCTACCCCAAACTAAAGGACCCCCCCAAGCATCTTCCTCCCCCGCTACCGCCTGCACCCCCACATCCTCCACAACAGCCCCCTGCGCCTCCAAAACCCCTCCTACCTCGCTgcactccctccctcctccccacaagCCCCCCAGCTCCTACACTACCCAGCTCCCTAcacccctcagccccccccatATCCCATTCCCCTACGGCCCACCGAATCCTGTCCACtccaattcccccccccccaccccgccccgcaGAGCTCCCCCATCAGCCCCCCCTCAACCTCCAGGCCCACACATGCCCCGTCCCCCAGTTCCTGCCCTCAGCACCCCAATATCCCCGTCTCTCCCACCCCACCGTCCCCTCCGGGTCCCTCACACCCCCGAAGGCCCCTCGTCGTCGTCCCCCCGGCTCTTCGCCCCCGGCACCGCCGCCGCGACCCCGAGGGAAGGAGCCCGGGCCCGGCGTTGACGCTCACCAATACTCCACCACGATGCGGACCCGCCGCTCGGCCTCAGCCTcagccccggccgccgccaccgccgtCTCCTCCTCGGCCCCGCCGCTCATTGCCCCCGGTCCCGCCGCTCAGCCCGCCGCTTCCGGGTGCTACCACGTGACGCGGCGTTTCCGGCCGCTCCCCCTCGTCTGCTCCGGGCGGGTCGCGTTGCGCCACCTGCTGGCGGGAGGAACGCGCAGCGCCCGCCGGGTCCCCGCGGGGCCGCACCGACCCCCGCGGGAGCTCCGCAGTCCCGTGGGGATCCCCGCAGACCCAggggacccccacctcccctCATGGCAGCCACGCTGACCCCCCGCAACATCCCCGTGGGAGTCCTATAGGGCCtcggcgcccccccccccccccccgaccccagGGGTCACCCACGGACACATAGAGCCCCCGCGGGGAGCCCCTGACGCCCCCGTGGGGACACCTCTGGGGACTCTGTGGGGCACAAGCACCCCATGAGGACACGCACGTCCCCTGTGAGGACACCCACAGGGGACCCCACCCTCTGTTTCCACGGgacccccccagctccccaaagGGACCCCCACACGTCCCACTGGTCCCACCCCATAGCCCACCCCCCCAGTGGGGTCCCCAGAGCCCTCCATACCCCAGGGGACCCTGCCATCTGCATGAGACCCCCCATGAGACACCCCCCCCGGGGTCCCCACCTGCCCCAGTCCCTGGGCTGACGCCGtgggaccccccaccccacggaGACCCGTGGGGCCCTTCCAGCCCCCGCCCCGGGTGGGGTCCCAGGGGAGCACCgacccaaaccccccagcctggggctggggacccccggggggggccaGGCTGGGCCATGCCGGACTTACACCCCCAGGACAGCCACGGTCCCAGTGGGGCTGCAGGATGCCTGGACCCCCCCCAGGTCTGCCCCCCCCGCCTGGCTCTGGGGTCACCCCGGTGCATTGTGGGAAACTCCCCATCACCACTGCAGGGTCCTGGGAGGCagctttggggtggggggggcttggaacccccccccccgtgctgGCATGGGGCCAGGCTGGATGCCCCATCCCAAGGCTGGGGGTTCGGGGGGGTGGGCACCCTTGGGTggcagaggggggggggggctgggtgcCGGGCAGCCGGCCTGGGGCAGCATGATGTCAGGCGGGGGCGGGAGCTGGCGCAGGTAGATAAAGCCGGGGAGAACAGGAATCCCCGGTCCGGCGGGAGGGTGGCGGGACACGGCGGGCGCCTGCAGGTAGGAacggggccggggtgggggtcccccgcACCGTGGGGCCGCTGGCCATCCCGGGATGTAGGCCCTCATCCCGCCGGCATGACCCTGGCCCCCCGCTGCGCCCCcgcctcttccctcccaccttcctcccggctcttcctcctcctctgccgcCCCGGCTCGGCCTCGCCGCCGCCGTCGCCCCGCAGCCTCCACAACCCCGGTCCTGCCGCCCCCGTCGCCCGGGGAGCCTTGTCCCACCATCTCGGTACCCACCGGCACCCCTGCCCACAACTGGTGGCCCTGGGACCCCATCCCATAGCCCTGGTAGCCCTGGGAACCTGCCCTGTAGCCCTGGTGGTCCTGGGACCCCATCCCATAGCCCTGGTAGCCCTGGGAACCTGCCCTGTAGCCCTGGTGGTCCTGGGACCCCATCCCATAGCCCTGGTAGCCCTGGGAACCTGCCCTGTAGCCCTGGTGGTCCTGGGACCCCATCCCATAGCCCTGGTAGCCCTGGGAACCTGCCCTGTAGCCCTGGTGGTCCTGGGACCCCATCCCATAGCCCTGGTAGCCCTGGGAACCTGCCCTGTAGCCCTGGTGGCCCTGGGACCCCATCCCATAGCCCTGTAGCCCTGGGACCACTGCCCCACAGCTCTGGTGGCCCTGGGACCCCATCTAATAGCCCTGGTAACCCTGGGAACCTGCCCTGTAGCCCTAGTGGCCCTGGCACCCCATCCCATAGCCCTGGTGGCCCCTGTTCCCCTGCCCTATAGCCCTGGTAGCCCTGGGACCCTGTCTAATAGCCCTGGTGGCTCCGGTCCCCCTGCCCTGTAGCCCTGGTGGCCCTGGGACCCTATCCCATAATCCTGGTGGCTCTGGCATCCTTCCCGTAACCCCGGTGGCTCTGGTCTCCCTGCCCTATAGCCCTGGTTGCCCTGGGACCCCATCCCATAGCCTCAACAACCTCCAGTCCCCCTCCCCACAGTCCTGCTGGCCCCGGGACCCCATCCCTTAGTATTGGTGGCCCTGGGACCCCATCCCTTGATGTTGGTGGCCCTGGGACCCTGTCCCCTAAACCTGGTGGCCCTGGACCCGTACTCCGTAAACATGGTGGCCCTGGGACCCAGCCCTATAGTTCTGACACCCTCCAGTCGCCTCCCACCCCATAACCCTGGTGGCCCTGGTCCCCTTGCCCCATAGCCCCAAGGCCCCGGTCCTCCTGTTTGTCCCAGACCCCAGGGAcaccctgtgtccccccaccaTCATCACCGCCCCATCAGAGCCCCGTCACGGCCACCAGGACAGGGCCGGCACCGGGGTGACCTGAGGCCACGGTGATGGGCTGGCGGGTTGGCATCGGGGCTGTGCCACCGTCCCAGGGCCCCGTGGGGTCCCTATCTGTCACATCTCCCGTCAGCCCCTCCGGTGTCTCCTGCATGGCTTGGGATGTCCCTGCACCGTGTCCCACCGTGGCCAGCATCACCCTACGTGACCTCTGgctgtcccccatgtccccaggctCACCCCGGGGGGCCTGGCCAGGCAGGGAGACCCCGACCCGGCCCCTCCGGCACGGCCAGGGCAGGGGAGCGGGGATGGAGCGGAGGGTCCGTACCGGTGGGACGGccggggcagggatggggacgtggCAGGGACAAGGATGGAAcgatgggatggggatgatgGTGGCAGCCGCGTGATGGCATCGGTCCTGCCCGGCCATGGACTTGGACCCCGAGCTGGCCGGGAggcgggggacggggatggggacagggacgggcaGCGGGTGAATGATTAACCCGGCCCCGTGCGGCATTCCGGGAACGGCGGGACCTGGTGCGTGCACGCCCGTGGCCACCGAGCGCTGCCGGCACGGCCGCGGGCGCCGCGCGTGTGTTACGTGTGCCGCGTGCCGGACGGCCCCACGCCGCCGTGGCCGGGCTGTtcctgcccctgcctggcccAGGCGACCGGTGGCGGGGCCGGCCGTGCcgagccgtgccgtgccgtggcAGGGCTGGCCCACGGCCGTGCGCATCCCGCAGCCCCGTTCCGAATCGTTTTGGGGCCGAAACCGGAGCGCTGGCCGGCGTCCACGCGTCCCCCCGAGCGCTGCAGCACCGCGTGGGCGCCGGCACCGACGGCCGGGCGGAGGCGAGGGGTGACGCCGCGGTGTGGGGGGCCGCGCCGGCAGGCGGGCTCGGGGCAGTTCCCACGGCGGGCGAGGGTGCCGGCTCCCTCGCCCCCGGCCTGCCAgcgcggccgccccggcccggaTGCCAGCGCGGTGAGGTGGAGCTGGGAGCGGCCGCCAGAACTGGTTTGGCCGGACCCGAGGAGGTGTCTGGGCTGGGCCGCCGCCACGCTCCGCTTCCTGCTCCCGCCGGCGCCACGCTCGCCCGCCGCGGCTCAGCCCGGCAAAGTTCAGCCCGGCTCACTTTGGCCCAGTTTGGCTCAGCCCGACTCAGCTCCGCCGGCCCCAGTCCGGCTCAGCCGGTACCTCCCAGTGCCACCGGGCTCTCAGCGGGGACGTGGGGGCACCGGCGAGGGTCCCCTGTGGGACGCGGAGGCGCTGGGTGGGGGGATTCTCGGTTGTCTCGTAGGGGGTTGCGCTCGCTGCCAGGCTCACGCTCCTGTCCTCCGGCTTCGGCATTGCGACGGGGCCGGATGGACGGGGACGCCCCAACCCTTGGCAGCCGCGTGGGGCTTGGCCGGACCCCCGTGGGGcgcggggggctgggggcaggcgGGGCGGTGCTGAGTCACGCCGCCGCGCGCTGACTCACCGCTT from Buteo buteo chromosome 9, bButBut1.hap1.1, whole genome shotgun sequence encodes the following:
- the ERBB2 gene encoding receptor tyrosine-protein kinase erbB-2 isoform X2, with the translated sequence MIPAGGCLGAGLLLAVLCPAAAAEVCTGTDMKLLRPSSPESHYETLRHLYQGCQVVQGNLELTYLPPDADTTFLKDIKEVQGYVLIAENQVSRLELQSLRIIRGTQLFQERYALAVVGNAGPAGTPGLRQLGMRHLTEILKGGVRIERNPQLCFQETILWSDIFHRHNELRGETRVESTRNRSCPDCRALCAEGRCWGEGPQDCQTLTNSICHGCPRCKGTKPTDCCHEQCAAGCTGPKHSDCLACLNFNRSGICELHCPPLVIYNSDTFESVPNRDGRYTFGASCVSQCPYNYLATEVGSCTLVCPQNSQEVTVNNVQKCEKCSKPCPEVCYGLGVDFLKGVRAVNASNIQHFAGCTKIFGSLAFLPETFAGDPSTNTPPLDPKLLRIFESLEELTGFLYIAAWPPDLQDLGVFQNLRVIRGRVLHNGAYSLTLRDLAVRALGLRALQEISSGMVLVHHNPQLCFLQKVPWGSIFRNPRQRLFQTHNKPPEQCESEGLVCFHLCAHGHCWGPGPTQCVACERFLRGQECVASCNLLDGAVREHANGTRCLPCHPECQPQNGTETCFGSEADQCVACAHYKDAQQCVRRCPSGVKADASFVPVWKYPDEDGVCQLCPTNCTHSCTIRDEDGCPVDQKPSQVTSIIAGVVGALLVVVLLLITVVCVKRRRQQERKHTMRRLLQETELVEPLTPSGALPNQAQMRILKETELKKVKVLGSGAFGTVYKGIWIPDGESVKIPVAIKVLRENTSPKANKEILDEAYVMAGVGSPYVSRLLGICLTSTVQLVTQLMPYGCLLDYVRENKDRIGSQDLLNWCVQIAKGMSYLEEVRLVHRDLAARNVLVKSPNHVKITDFGLARLLDIDETEYHADGGKVPIKWMALESILRRRFTHQSDVWSYGVTVWELMTFGAKPYDGIPAREIPDLLEKGERLPQPPICTIDVYMIMVKCWMIDSECRPKFRELVTEFSRMARDPQRFVVIQNDMVGLPGSIDSTFYRALLEEEDMDDLVDAEEYLVPHQGFFSAETSTTYRSRISSTRSTAETPADVEEGEGLAAFPFPPQGLAEGPESPVPEVPEGDGGVKAALQSPSVREPSTLPRYSEDPTGLTAEESEGLDPEGFTTPAPRTAMPEYVNQAGERRSPPRHPRAPPSPPDKPKGHQGKNGLIKEAKHPFPGPFGHAVENPEYLAPPGPPAPGPFSQAFDNPYYWNQDPPKTGGPEGGPGTTSTAENPEYLGLAGPDDAAA
- the ERBB2 gene encoding receptor tyrosine-protein kinase erbB-2 isoform X1, which gives rise to MIPAGGCLGAGLLLAVLCPAAAAEVCTGTDMKLLRPSSPESHYETLRHLYQGCQVVQGNLELTYLPPDADTTFLKDIKEVQGYVLIAENQVSRLELQSLRIIRGTQLFQERYALAVVGNAGPAGTPGLRQLGMRHLTEILKGGVRIERNPQLCFQETILWSDIFHRHNELRGETRVESTRNRSCPDCRALCAEGRCWGEGPQDCQTLTNSICHGCPRCKGTKPTDCCHEQCAAGCTGPKHSDCLACLNFNRSGICELHCPPLVIYNSDTFESVPNRDGRYTFGASCVSQCPYNYLATEVGSCTLVCPQNSQEVTVNNVQKCEKCSKPCPEVCYGLGVDFLKGVRAVNASNIQHFAGCTKIFGSLAFLPETFAGDPSTNTPPLDPKLLRIFESLEELTGFLYIAAWPPDLQDLGVFQNLRVIRGRVLHNGAYSLTLRDLAVRALGLRALQEISSGMVLVHHNPQLCFLQKVPWGSIFRNPRQRLFQTHNKPPEQCESEGLVCFHLCAHGHCWGPGPTQCVACERFLRGQECVASCNLLDGAVREHANGTRCLPCHPECQPQNGTETCFGSVRMGRDVGGWPWTPGSLTTPPPHLSPQEADQCVACAHYKDAQQCVRRCPSGVKADASFVPVWKYPDEDGVCQLCPTNCTHSCTIRDEDGCPVDQKPSQVTSIIAGVVGALLVVVLLLITVVCVKRRRQQERKHTMRRLLQETELVEPLTPSGALPNQAQMRILKETELKKVKVLGSGAFGTVYKGIWIPDGESVKIPVAIKVLRENTSPKANKEILDEAYVMAGVGSPYVSRLLGICLTSTVQLVTQLMPYGCLLDYVRENKDRIGSQDLLNWCVQIAKGMSYLEEVRLVHRDLAARNVLVKSPNHVKITDFGLARLLDIDETEYHADGGKVPIKWMALESILRRRFTHQSDVWSYGVTVWELMTFGAKPYDGIPAREIPDLLEKGERLPQPPICTIDVYMIMVKCWMIDSECRPKFRELVTEFSRMARDPQRFVVIQNDMVGLPGSIDSTFYRALLEEEDMDDLVDAEEYLVPHQGFFSAETSTTYRSRISSTRSTAETPADVEEGEGLAAFPFPPQGLAEGPESPVPEVPEGDGGVKAALQSPSVREPSTLPRYSEDPTGLTAEESEGLDPEGFTTPAPRTAMPEYVNQAGERRSPPRHPRAPPSPPDKPKGHQGKNGLIKEAKHPFPGPFGHAVENPEYLAPPGPPAPGPFSQAFDNPYYWNQDPPKTGGPEGGPGTTSTAENPEYLGLAGPDDAAA
- the MIEN1 gene encoding migration and invasion enhancer 1; this encodes MSGGAEEETAVAAAGAEAEAERRVRIVVEYCEPCGFEPTYQELASAVKEEYPDIEIESRLGGTGAFEIEINGQLVFSKLENGGFPYEKDLIEAIRRARNGEPLEKITNSRPPCVIL